From the Polyangiaceae bacterium genome, one window contains:
- a CDS encoding response regulator, translated as MQPLVLLVDDDESNRLTLEAVLEDEGYRVECAATVAEGRTKLRDGSEPYAAALLDYNLPDGCGASLIPELRANNPGAPAVLITGTPVDLQATGADAIVTKGDACDDLITLLAGYLGN; from the coding sequence ATGCAACCCCTCGTGCTTTTGGTGGATGACGACGAGTCGAACCGGCTCACCCTAGAAGCCGTGCTCGAGGACGAAGGCTATCGCGTCGAGTGCGCGGCAACGGTGGCGGAAGGCCGCACGAAGCTTCGAGATGGCAGTGAACCCTACGCTGCGGCCCTGCTCGACTACAACCTGCCCGACGGCTGCGGCGCCTCGCTCATCCCCGAACTGCGTGCCAACAATCCGGGCGCTCCCGCAGTCTTGATCACGGGCACGCCCGTCGACTTGCAGGCGACGGGCGCGGACGCGATCGTGACCAAAGGAGACGCCTGCGACGACTTGATCACGCTACTGGCGGGATACCTGGGCAACTAG
- a CDS encoding ATP-binding protein, which produces MGSAETTRLLLAEERPEPAGSGEGLCQPPTPWAEDPLALTFHAAIAEETRSQLRHALKNRLGGIRNAAFYLKKRAQGSELAASDPRVPKFLTLIDQEVEALSALMDQEPDLDVAPAAKTSAARCAALALRSLGSRAVPVLTECVDVEWVALEARVALALRCLLENAIEAAPAGTHVSVRASFADGRVVFDVCDAGPGVSSERIAAVFAHFVSSKPGHLGLGLNIARRVASIHGGDLRLEHDPAGTHAILSLPIDARQEGS; this is translated from the coding sequence ATGGGAAGTGCCGAAACGACGCGGCTTCTCCTCGCTGAGGAACGCCCCGAGCCAGCCGGATCGGGAGAGGGGCTGTGCCAGCCTCCGACTCCCTGGGCCGAAGATCCTCTGGCACTTACCTTTCACGCCGCGATTGCCGAGGAAACCCGCTCCCAGCTCCGGCACGCGCTGAAGAACCGTCTTGGAGGCATCCGCAACGCGGCCTTCTACCTGAAGAAACGTGCCCAAGGATCTGAACTCGCGGCGAGCGACCCTCGCGTGCCGAAGTTCCTGACGTTGATCGATCAAGAAGTCGAAGCCCTGAGCGCGCTGATGGACCAAGAGCCTGACCTCGACGTCGCGCCTGCCGCCAAGACCAGTGCCGCGCGCTGCGCCGCATTGGCGCTTCGTTCTCTGGGAAGCCGAGCCGTGCCGGTTCTCACCGAGTGCGTCGACGTGGAGTGGGTGGCCCTGGAAGCGCGCGTCGCGCTTGCCTTGCGCTGTCTGCTGGAGAACGCCATCGAGGCTGCTCCTGCGGGGACCCATGTTTCAGTGCGCGCCAGTTTTGCCGATGGCCGTGTGGTTTTCGATGTGTGCGACGCGGGGCCAGGCGTTTCATCCGAGCGAATCGCTGCGGTCTTCGCTCACTTCGTCAGTAGCAAACCGGGCCACCTGGGACTGGGGTTGAACATCGCGCGACGCGTCGCCTCGATCCACGGTGGCGATTTGCGGCTCGAGCACGATCCCGCCGGCACACACGCCATCCTGTCGCTGCCGATCGATGCCCGTCAGGAGGGGAGCTGA
- a CDS encoding response regulator translates to MEHTKRVLIVDDEQSMRETLAANLELEDYEVVEATSGLDALGLFQSQHFDVVLSDIQMPQLNGVDALREMKRLRPEVPVVLMTAYAHEAVLREAVDEGAFTIVLKPFGIEEILDVVRRAAAPHLVLVMDDSPEEARALVESLTASGVRAHAAFGAAEGLSLLRAQPIDVLVLALLPDQQETMDMLAEATDAGMPVTVIAMTRSLVPGLMHDMAARGCQTCLRKPVQTHDLLNAISQARRKGAT, encoded by the coding sequence ATGGAACACACGAAGCGAGTACTGATCGTCGATGACGAACAAAGCATGCGCGAGACCTTGGCGGCCAACCTGGAGTTGGAGGACTACGAAGTCGTAGAAGCCACGAGTGGACTCGACGCGCTGGGGCTGTTCCAGAGTCAGCACTTCGACGTGGTACTCAGCGACATCCAAATGCCGCAGCTGAACGGCGTGGACGCTCTGAGGGAGATGAAGCGACTCCGTCCTGAAGTGCCAGTCGTACTCATGACCGCCTACGCCCATGAAGCCGTGCTTCGCGAAGCTGTAGACGAAGGCGCGTTCACCATCGTGCTCAAGCCCTTTGGTATCGAAGAGATCCTGGACGTAGTTCGTCGGGCTGCCGCGCCGCACCTGGTACTGGTCATGGACGACTCTCCGGAAGAAGCTCGAGCCCTCGTCGAATCCCTCACGGCGTCCGGGGTTCGCGCGCATGCGGCTTTTGGGGCAGCGGAAGGCCTCTCACTTCTGCGCGCGCAGCCCATCGACGTCCTGGTGTTGGCCTTGCTTCCGGATCAGCAGGAGACGATGGACATGCTCGCCGAGGCGACTGACGCCGGCATGCCGGTGACCGTCATCGCCATGACGCGCTCTCTGGTTCCTGGTCTGATGCACGACATGGCTGCGCGAGGGTGTCAGACGTGTTTGCGAAAGCCAGTGCAGACGCACGACCTGCTGAATGCCATCAGTCAGGCGCGAAGAAAGGGAGCGACCTGA
- a CDS encoding ATP-binding protein, with product MQSAMSVRRRLILLLAVAVASGTLSIGMDHLSANNAREADEASRVHHADLARHLTLIIHAEQYLRVAETPSGSSDAEPGALADARTRVEQDLDALRSLRDTLDQEPDEAGTESGEDERFSRIRSAFDALKAGVERARQPGADHAVEMRRVKNEFQRGLLREVSEAVDDEREDLEKMLDANQSRTRTLRAVRLALSVAAFLMLATLVWLLTRFISHSLQLLRSAAARMTAGDLSTRVETGGGEEFDELAGAFNAMAQGLKTAQDQAVKSGRLAVLGQMAASVSHELRNPLAAIRNANHYLRKRTKQTELAQDTKVQRFFDIIDREVGASTKIIGDLLDYARPRSPVLTAVALGPLVDEALSIVKLDREVRLENQTSSDLPLVRVDEQLLRQVLVNLAQNGAEAIPEDREGRVTVRAEVDENHLVFRVGDNGCGMDEATRTSVFEPLFTTKVKGTGLGLAICASIAERLGGNLGVESTNEEGTTFRLVLPREDAPALEAAE from the coding sequence ATGCAGTCCGCGATGAGCGTGCGCCGACGTCTGATCTTGCTGCTCGCGGTTGCCGTGGCCTCCGGAACCCTGTCCATCGGCATGGACCATCTTTCCGCCAACAACGCCAGGGAAGCCGATGAAGCGTCTCGCGTGCATCACGCGGATCTGGCGCGGCATCTCACGTTGATCATTCATGCGGAACAGTATCTGCGTGTGGCTGAGACTCCGTCCGGGTCCTCCGACGCGGAGCCCGGCGCGCTGGCCGACGCTCGCACTCGGGTGGAGCAGGACTTGGACGCCTTGCGAAGTCTGCGCGACACCTTGGACCAGGAGCCAGACGAAGCCGGGACCGAGTCCGGCGAGGACGAACGCTTCTCCCGTATCCGCAGCGCGTTCGACGCCCTGAAGGCTGGGGTGGAGCGGGCACGGCAGCCCGGTGCCGACCATGCCGTCGAGATGAGGCGCGTGAAGAACGAATTCCAGCGCGGACTGCTGCGTGAGGTATCCGAGGCGGTCGACGATGAGCGCGAAGATCTGGAGAAGATGCTCGACGCGAATCAATCCCGGACGCGTACGCTTCGCGCCGTCCGTCTCGCGCTTTCGGTTGCGGCGTTCTTGATGCTGGCGACTCTCGTATGGCTGCTCACTCGCTTTATTTCGCATAGTCTTCAATTGCTGCGTTCCGCTGCGGCACGCATGACGGCAGGTGACCTCTCCACCCGCGTGGAAACCGGAGGCGGTGAGGAGTTCGACGAGCTTGCCGGTGCCTTCAACGCCATGGCTCAGGGCCTCAAGACCGCCCAGGACCAGGCGGTCAAGAGCGGCCGGTTGGCGGTGCTGGGACAAATGGCCGCCAGCGTGAGCCACGAGCTTCGAAACCCGTTGGCAGCGATCCGCAACGCGAATCACTACCTGCGAAAGCGCACGAAGCAGACCGAGTTGGCCCAGGACACGAAGGTGCAACGATTCTTCGACATCATCGATCGCGAAGTCGGAGCTAGCACCAAGATCATCGGCGACTTACTCGACTACGCCAGGCCGCGCTCGCCGGTGTTGACAGCCGTCGCACTCGGTCCGCTGGTGGACGAGGCGCTCTCCATCGTCAAGCTGGACCGCGAAGTGCGTCTGGAGAACCAGACGAGCAGCGACCTACCCCTGGTGCGCGTGGATGAGCAGCTCTTGCGACAAGTGCTGGTCAACTTGGCTCAGAACGGCGCGGAGGCCATTCCCGAAGACCGGGAGGGGCGGGTGACCGTTCGCGCCGAGGTGGACGAGAACCATCTCGTATTTCGAGTCGGCGACAACGGCTGTGGGATGGATGAGGCTACGCGCACGAGCGTGTTCGAGCCCCTATTCACGACCAAGGTGAAAGGCACCGGACTTGGCCTGGCCATTTGCGCCAGCATCGCCGAGCGGCTCGGGGGGAACTTGGGTGTGGAGTCCACGAACGAGGAGGGAACGACCTTCAGGCTGGTGCTTCCGCGCGAAGATGCGCCAGCTTTGGAGGCTGCGGAGTAG
- a CDS encoding response regulator, translated as MRNPAKPSVLVVDDDILARETLVALLRDDHDVTEVGSCAAARSALKSWPFDVVILDYELPDGNGGDLLAELDADSPASIAILVTGHGNDPTVLAFRNRGDLVLAKPFDPSVLLSYVREAVQLSKMRDANLRLRARLAGSLAS; from the coding sequence ATGCGCAACCCCGCCAAGCCGAGCGTGCTAGTCGTCGATGACGATATCCTGGCGCGGGAGACCCTCGTCGCGTTGCTGCGGGATGACCATGACGTCACGGAGGTGGGCAGCTGTGCTGCGGCGCGTTCTGCGCTGAAGTCGTGGCCCTTCGACGTGGTCATCTTGGACTACGAGCTTCCGGATGGGAACGGAGGTGACTTGTTGGCCGAGCTCGACGCCGATAGCCCGGCCAGCATTGCCATCTTGGTCACCGGGCACGGAAACGATCCGACGGTTCTGGCTTTCCGAAACCGGGGCGATCTGGTGCTCGCCAAACCCTTCGATCCCAGCGTACTGCTCAGCTACGTACGCGAAGCCGTTCAGCTTTCGAAGATGCGCGACGCCAACCTGCGGCTCCGCGCCCGGCTGGCGGGCAGCCTGGCTAGTTGA
- a CDS encoding VWA domain-containing protein, with product MAKRLLRALVILAALAAMAFGVYRLTRKHVDVLPHSVADVEVVHAGVTVAQVDARGRTRASEGDSVATDADGRARVRLDDGTLLLMDRDTVVELAAEGVRLQKGRAFAFARGQGGARLNVGKAQVFAKDANVALQVEADGARVYSANEEITLSAAGREHKVRAGESAQLRGEEVQVVPEKAFDDWTGGLGAPYATTASSVGELWGTALDGPATAPASPLTLRSQEVNVEVLGEAAETKVVTTYFNGGSGAVRGDFRMALPESAIVSKVSFTQGGRETETHVALAQREQTTLRALTPLVEWAGSGWIRGSLPTIASGETVTVSITYVEWLPLRYDAKGRGRLQYRYPLAGGPDAPSIAELGITLDASAAEPEAIAAGMGATVQGAKVTLRRPDFRASADFVVDLVVPPFESKARMYVAADKDPAEPRTVLVRVDLPEPKPSEGASLVLVVDTSGSAEAGQLDVARSFVRAVLEALGPRDRVAVLAGDQQVAAVGPKDLGSVTPERRQAIDKALADLSPGGATHLAEMLSSAASLAADDPTAMVVYVGDGYATAGEANPDRILEQLARQPKGLPRLMAVGLGPVVNVSTLSALARGTGRYLSVQDSVEAAGAAISLVERALVPAVSNVAVDLGPDVEQVYPRTLSTVPLGQPFMLVGKLRGMAPSAAKVSYRQGSETKEDRMLLAWRTAPRTDDVARRWAQARVDDVLRSGKGREAVTDVALKVGLLTPWTGFHSVEASYMPSHPAVRMLTAETERDLGFGAQAVRGAVLTETLDDAAKAEGDYSAFVAGRVNARIDDAYREITACRNSRAAGRAEIGGTLRLQMSVDGDGRAEGVSVSAEGSPSDAALNECIELALGGLSYPQSGLATVVRIDYQIVLPPPKRTRAAKCTEVSKTALPFRRGVWQVRLTSEEPLQVYLSAKESCEVRTWADKRALLELMLAARRSGASRVALARDLTREGEPDAAEFVKKEAVRRAASPAELREVRAALLGSEVLPWTAFVKAYKAANGDASRLSTVRRFLTVAPHDPRLRGRLVALLESTGATAELLDEARRARSDAFAPAELLADIASALKRSKQDTQALRTFGEIAERAPFDPWARAFLGDRLMTEGLGEIATTHYSVLEQLAPDDPAVIVRLARAHALAGRLDVARRLLLRVLETGGRDGSAEMALLAGRLASVLVAEARGGKHSPETAATLKAQALELPRETSRVVLLVRAPGGEPALELSMTESGAAGKDVRPADVTAASAGLYAFSFGAQAEDVLLELQRPEQLTPARASSVKVTALRLGTDPGSLPEVKSVTVELPADGKPKEVKWRAGELSL from the coding sequence GTGGCTAAGCGACTGCTGCGCGCACTGGTCATCCTGGCGGCGCTGGCTGCCATGGCGTTCGGGGTCTATCGCCTGACGCGCAAGCACGTGGACGTTTTGCCGCACTCCGTTGCGGATGTGGAGGTCGTTCATGCCGGCGTCACCGTGGCCCAAGTGGACGCTCGGGGCCGAACCCGGGCCAGCGAAGGTGACTCCGTGGCGACGGATGCAGACGGACGAGCGCGCGTCCGTCTGGACGACGGCACGCTCTTGTTGATGGATCGCGATACCGTCGTCGAACTTGCGGCGGAGGGCGTGCGTCTGCAAAAGGGGCGTGCTTTCGCCTTTGCACGCGGACAGGGCGGCGCTCGCCTCAATGTCGGCAAGGCGCAGGTCTTCGCCAAGGATGCCAACGTCGCACTTCAAGTGGAAGCCGATGGCGCTCGCGTGTACTCCGCCAACGAAGAGATCACGCTGAGTGCGGCGGGGCGGGAACACAAGGTGCGTGCGGGTGAGTCTGCCCAGCTTCGTGGTGAAGAGGTGCAGGTCGTGCCGGAGAAGGCATTCGACGATTGGACGGGCGGCCTAGGTGCGCCCTACGCCACGACAGCGAGTTCCGTCGGCGAACTCTGGGGTACGGCCTTGGATGGCCCCGCGACGGCACCCGCGTCCCCGCTGACCCTGCGTTCACAAGAAGTGAACGTGGAAGTGCTGGGCGAAGCAGCCGAGACCAAGGTCGTCACCACCTACTTCAACGGCGGCAGCGGCGCCGTTCGCGGGGACTTCCGCATGGCGCTTCCTGAAAGCGCCATCGTTTCCAAAGTGAGTTTCACGCAGGGTGGCAGAGAAACGGAAACCCACGTCGCGCTGGCTCAGCGCGAGCAGACCACCCTGCGTGCGCTGACGCCGCTGGTGGAGTGGGCAGGTAGCGGTTGGATCCGCGGCTCGCTGCCGACCATTGCGAGCGGCGAAACCGTCACCGTCAGCATCACCTACGTCGAATGGTTGCCCCTTCGCTACGACGCCAAGGGTCGTGGGCGATTGCAGTACCGCTATCCCCTCGCCGGCGGGCCCGACGCACCGAGCATTGCCGAACTCGGCATCACGCTAGACGCGTCTGCGGCCGAACCCGAAGCGATAGCCGCGGGCATGGGCGCCACGGTGCAAGGCGCAAAGGTGACGCTGCGACGTCCCGACTTCCGCGCCAGCGCCGACTTCGTGGTGGACCTGGTCGTGCCTCCCTTCGAGAGCAAGGCGCGCATGTACGTGGCTGCGGACAAAGATCCTGCCGAGCCCCGCACGGTGCTGGTGCGCGTGGACCTGCCCGAGCCCAAACCCTCGGAAGGCGCGTCCCTGGTCCTGGTGGTGGATACTTCCGGCAGTGCCGAGGCGGGGCAACTCGACGTCGCGCGCAGTTTCGTGCGCGCCGTCTTGGAAGCGCTTGGGCCGCGGGATCGCGTCGCGGTCCTGGCAGGGGATCAGCAAGTCGCCGCTGTCGGACCGAAGGACCTTGGTTCGGTGACGCCCGAACGCCGGCAGGCCATCGACAAGGCGCTCGCCGATCTTTCGCCCGGAGGTGCTACGCACCTCGCCGAGATGCTCTCGAGCGCGGCGAGCCTCGCGGCCGACGATCCAACCGCGATGGTGGTCTACGTCGGCGATGGCTACGCCACCGCGGGCGAGGCGAACCCCGATCGCATTCTCGAGCAGCTCGCGCGTCAGCCCAAAGGGCTACCACGCTTGATGGCAGTGGGCCTCGGCCCCGTGGTGAACGTGTCCACGCTGAGCGCCCTGGCGCGTGGCACGGGACGTTACTTGTCCGTGCAAGACTCGGTAGAGGCGGCCGGCGCTGCCATCAGCCTCGTTGAGCGAGCACTTGTCCCCGCGGTTTCCAACGTCGCCGTAGACTTGGGGCCCGACGTCGAGCAGGTCTACCCGCGCACGCTGTCCACGGTTCCACTGGGGCAACCGTTCATGCTCGTCGGCAAGCTACGTGGAATGGCGCCGAGCGCGGCCAAGGTGAGCTATCGCCAAGGCAGCGAGACCAAAGAGGATCGCATGCTCTTGGCGTGGCGCACCGCGCCTCGCACGGACGACGTGGCGAGGCGTTGGGCGCAAGCGCGAGTCGACGACGTGCTCCGAAGCGGCAAGGGGCGCGAGGCCGTGACGGATGTCGCGCTGAAGGTGGGACTCTTGACTCCGTGGACCGGCTTCCACTCCGTCGAAGCGTCCTACATGCCGTCTCACCCAGCTGTGCGCATGCTGACGGCCGAGACCGAGCGCGATCTCGGGTTCGGGGCGCAAGCCGTTCGTGGTGCGGTGTTGACGGAAACCCTCGATGACGCAGCAAAGGCGGAAGGCGACTACTCGGCCTTCGTGGCAGGTCGCGTGAACGCGCGGATTGACGACGCCTATCGGGAAATCACGGCTTGCCGCAACTCGCGGGCCGCCGGCCGCGCGGAAATCGGCGGGACGCTTCGGCTGCAGATGTCCGTGGACGGCGACGGTCGTGCGGAGGGCGTGAGTGTGAGCGCGGAGGGGTCGCCGTCGGACGCCGCCCTCAACGAGTGCATCGAACTTGCGTTGGGCGGATTGTCCTACCCCCAGAGTGGCCTCGCCACGGTCGTGCGCATCGACTACCAGATCGTGCTCCCGCCCCCAAAGCGCACTCGGGCAGCGAAGTGCACCGAGGTATCCAAAACGGCGCTGCCGTTCCGCCGCGGCGTATGGCAAGTGCGCTTGACCTCCGAAGAGCCGCTCCAGGTGTACTTGTCCGCCAAAGAGTCCTGCGAGGTTCGGACGTGGGCGGACAAGCGTGCCTTGCTCGAGCTGATGCTTGCTGCGCGCCGTTCGGGCGCGAGTCGAGTTGCGCTCGCCAGGGACTTGACCCGCGAAGGTGAGCCCGACGCCGCTGAATTCGTCAAGAAGGAAGCGGTACGCCGCGCCGCTTCACCCGCCGAACTTCGCGAGGTGCGCGCCGCCCTCTTGGGCAGTGAGGTCTTGCCCTGGACCGCCTTCGTCAAAGCCTACAAGGCGGCGAACGGCGACGCCTCGAGACTGAGCACCGTGCGTCGGTTCTTGACCGTAGCACCGCACGATCCGCGACTGCGAGGGCGTTTGGTGGCTTTGCTGGAGAGCACTGGCGCAACCGCGGAGCTTCTGGACGAGGCACGTCGCGCACGCAGCGACGCCTTTGCCCCCGCGGAACTCCTTGCGGACATCGCTTCAGCGCTGAAGCGCAGCAAGCAGGATACGCAGGCGCTGCGCACCTTTGGCGAGATCGCCGAGCGCGCGCCCTTCGATCCCTGGGCGCGCGCTTTCCTGGGTGACCGCTTGATGACGGAAGGGTTGGGCGAGATCGCCACCACGCATTACTCGGTGCTCGAGCAACTTGCTCCGGACGACCCAGCTGTCATCGTGCGGCTGGCGCGAGCCCACGCGCTGGCGGGGCGACTGGACGTTGCTCGCCGGCTGCTGCTGCGCGTCCTGGAGACCGGCGGTCGCGATGGCAGTGCCGAAATGGCACTCTTGGCCGGACGCCTGGCGTCGGTGCTGGTCGCCGAGGCGCGGGGAGGCAAGCATTCGCCCGAGACCGCCGCCACGCTGAAGGCGCAGGCCCTCGAGCTGCCCCGGGAAACGTCGCGAGTGGTGCTCTTGGTGCGCGCGCCGGGTGGAGAGCCAGCACTGGAGCTGTCGATGACCGAAAGCGGGGCTGCCGGCAAGGACGTACGCCCCGCGGATGTCACTGCCGCCAGTGCAGGTCTGTACGCGTTCTCCTTCGGCGCCCAGGCAGAGGATGTTCTGCTCGAGCTTCAGCGCCCAGAGCAGCTGACGCCAGCGCGTGCGTCTTCAGTCAAAGTCACCGCGCTTCGTCTCGGTACCGACCCGGGATCCCTGCCCGAGGTCAAGAGCGTCACTGTCGAGCTACCAGCTGATGGCAAGCCCAAGGAAGTGAAGTGGCGCGCCGGTGAGCTGAGTTTGTAA